In Oryza sativa Japonica Group chromosome 1, ASM3414082v1, the genomic stretch CTAATCCCAATTGAACCGTGCAATGGATGGCCTACTCCAAGTACTGCAAAAACTATCTTCGGCTATGCCCAAACAAATGCGTCGGCTGCCTTTTGAAGCTCTCATGACGCATCTTCCtttccctcttcttttttttgccgggtcggccgaTTCCTTTCCCTCTTTCCCCGTAGGAATTTTGTAGTCATCCATGATCCATGCTTGTACGTGTGCTAGTGCTCAGAAACAACCTTGAACCCACTTTCGATGGAGTCCCAAAGATGTTAACTGAAAGTTGAGCTGCAAAACATAATAATTTGCCGACTTACTCACCCTgtgattaatctattttcactGTGTAGTAAGTAGAGAGTGTTACTTACTACAGTATCTATTTTTGTTTGGATGTTTGCCGTGGACAAGTGCTAACTGTCAAAACCCGTTTTGACCTTAAACCcagcaataataataatgtaaAACTCCATTGGGCAGTGCAACCTACTCCTCacatattatattataattcctaAACCTTGATCAGTTAAATTAATAGCTCTGTTCCCTGTGGCTTTATATAAACACCATGGTTGTCAGCAGTTCAGCACCACCTAGTGGCATCACCCAGCACTCCAGCAGCATTCagcttcccttcctctccccctctctttgTTCTCCTCTAGCTCATCCCCATACCCAAACCTCCATCAGATCACAACTTCGCTAGCTAACTAGAGAGCAAAGGCCGGGCAGTGCaggggggaaaaaggaagagagcCAAATGGGCAACATGCTGCCGTGCTTGGTCCAAGGCAGGACGACCCTCCCGGCCGCCATGAACCCCAAGCAGAGGCTCTACTCCCTCAAGCTCCTCGTCAAGGCCCTCCACaagctgaagaagaagatgatgatgaagcCTAACAAGGGCAAGAAGATCGGTAGCAGCAAAccgtcatcgccggcggcgccggcggaagCAGCTTCAgccacagcggcggcggtggcaggaggaggcgTAGAGGCGGCGATCGGGAGCAGTAAGCCCAAGGTGAGCCCGCGAAGAGCGGCTCAAGGTGGGCAAAGGAAGGGCGTGGTGCGGGTGAAGGTGGTGCTGAcaaaggaggaggcggcgcggctgctgTCGCTCACCGTCgtcagcgccggcgccggcgcaggcgGTGGCCGCCGGAAGACCACCGCGCAGATCATCGCCGAGATCAAGAGGATGGAGATACGCCGTGCCATGGCgacatcgtcggcggcggtggcgtggcgccCGGCGCTCGCGAGCATCCCCGAGGAGCAGCACCACCACTCGCCGCGCCGTAGCCTCGGCGTGCAGCAGGTGGCGTAGAGGTCACATACTCACATGTTTATATGTGCCTACATGCTCGTGTGCACGTACGTAGGATGATCGTGGTAGAGATGGGTAATCAAACACACAGAGAGAGGACGAGAAGGGTCTGGGTTGAGAGGCGAGctaggccggcgacgacgacggatcGACGGCCATGTACATGCTCCCCCTCCCATGCACGAGCTCCGGCCGGCGGCGCAGCGAGGCGCCGCCGTGCTTGCTATACAGCTTCCCTTTTTTGAAGCTTAATTACCTCGAGGGGTCCCTCCTCCATCGCCCTGCGCTGGCCATCTCATATGTTAATTAGTGACCACCAAATGAAATGGAAAATGGAATGTAAAAGTTAATCCCCTTCCTTGATCATATCGTACGATCTTTCGGCTGAATGCTtgtaagcatgcatgcatgttcgaGATGTTAATTAATTCCTTCGAGCAATTTGAAAGAAAGAAATTTCCTTGGTGGAATTCAACCGGTCTGTCTCTGTTAATAATACATGAAACGTCTACGTCCCTTCAATTTCAAGCCTAAATAGACGGCACATGCACATTTGAACGATGCTCTCATATTGACTGTGCATTGAGACTTACATGTATTCTATGGCCGTATTTCGCACAGTTCGCTGAAATGATCAGTTAACATGAAGCTAGCTGACGATCGAGATTATTTTTCAGTTAAATTAAGATCCAGAGACTCCGGTTGGTTGCGACGTGAACAATAATTCAGCATGCTTTGTCGTCTAGAGACATAGCTCGCACGTCCAACGGATTGAAGCTTGATAGCCGGGAGCCCCCATGTGCAGTTGTTCGCTTGCTAGCTTTGCAAGGATACTGCAATAAATGGAGGGTGGACAAGAAAAATATAGTGGGTTAGCTAGGATGAGCTGAATATAACCATTGCAACTTGCAAATGGCAATAAACAAGAGGAGATTGAGGTAGTGTTGTGGTTGAGTTGGGGGTGGACGGTGGTTTCCTCGCGAAAATGTTGTTTATTGTATGATATTTTTCACGTTCTTTACATGCTAGCTGTAGCACTGCTTATACTTCTAACCGAGTAAgcattcgttttttttttcatttataagGTTTTAGCAATTATTATCCTTTCAGAAATAATTTAGATGTCATTTCGTAATTTGGATATTCAATTTTCCGAAACTTCACATGTATAAACCTACATATATAATGAACCTACACATATAATATAATTCCGACATTTTCCATAGCTTCAGGTCATGAAAATTTTGAGCACAGTAGAAATGATGCGCATATAAATAATTTCATTTGTGGTTCTTATCTTCAACATTACCCAAACCATTAGATGAAGTACTAAACCctcctataaaaaaaaacaagtcgtCTTATGTCCTTTTTTGGGGAGCTTAATATTTTGCAAAACAAGCTTCATCTAAAACAAGCTGGtttcctaacttttttttagaatatgcACCAGGGGAGCTAGAGTttctgaggaaaaaaaaaccgcAGTTGCTATAAGCTCCTCAAAGCCTTAGAATACATGTAGTTAAGTTAactttaactataaaaataatttgagaTATAAGTTTTGGGTATATGAAAATGACATATTCAAGTTTGTCATAATAGGATCTTTAATAATATTAcactaatttatttattttaatttatgctAACGAACTAGCTAGGTAATCGATGTTGTATAATGTTGACTTTGAAAAGGCCCCaaataactttttttaagaaaataaaaacccaAAATAACTTGATTATGAGACAAAAGGAAGtaacactttttttttacttagggTGTGGTTGTTAAGAGGAGGCAGGCACATGATACCCGTCTCAACTCTCAATTGACCAAGCATTTCCTATGCTAACAAAATAACATGCATTTTTTAATTACCctgcacaaaaaaataaaaacccttCGGTTACACCATTATTTGCTATTACAATACAAAGCCAGTCGCTAATTTATCGCCAAGTGTCATTTGTCTTTTTCTCCTATATTCTCTTGAACAAAACTTTAGTGCTAACAAGTTGACTTCCACTTACTGATCGTAATTAAGTTCTAAATGCCAATTAACCACACCGTGATGCCCGGTTCATGAACAttcaaaacttattttttgCGAGGATGAACATTCAGAACTTAAACCAGTACTTAGACCATAAGCTAGCTAAGCCGACATCCTGCCTGAAAAACCGACGGGTCGTCGTTGAGTGCGATGCGTGCAAAATGCAACGCATGCATGCGCGGCCGCACATGATATGCGGCTACTAATTATTCAGCTTAGCTCTCTTGGAGATTAGATTAAGCCGAGACGATTCGGCGTCCCCATGTGCCCTGTTCGTGGCTCCGGCGCGGCGTCCCTATCTATCTCGGGCCCTGCCTGTCTTCCCGGCTCTCTGTAGTCGATCTGCACACGTAATTTTGtctccgatcgatcgatctcgcgTGATCTCGGGGACTTGTGTTCCTCCGGctggagacgacgacggcgacgaggaccaCTGCTCCGTCTGATATCGACCAAAATCGCATCGCTCATGGCTGCAGAATTATTGTAGCTGAAGAATTATGAGCCTTGGTGAAGAATCATCGAGTTTGGTACTGTgtgcatgtatgtatgtatgcagtTTGGATTCCGGGCTGTATATGTATGATTCGGTATTTGATTTGTTGTGGCAAGTATTACTAGAAGTATATATACTATACTCTGTATACTGATTGCGAGATCGCTAATGATGATTGAGATTTGTTTGACAGGGTTTGGTCTACTCTGATGTTGAGGTGATAACCCGAATCGGCGTTGGGATAAGGGATCCTCTGCCTGCATGCGTCGTGGGCATATGCACATGGCCCGTTTGTTCGCGGAtgtgtgtgttgggggggggggggggggggggggggcgccaacACGTGTCCTGTTGTGCAATCTccggttgtcttttttttgccTCTCGCATAGTTGCATTGTGACAGCTgacgcgcgcgcgagagagagagacaaggTAGAGAGGATTCGTGGGGGATGTGGAGCCATAGAAGTCCAGAAGATGGTCCAATACAACCTAGAACACTTTGAGCGATACCAGCCAACCAGGTGCATAGTCAAAAATGAACGCGGAAGGTGCGAAAGGGTATGTAGTCTAATGGTTACAAGAGTCTCAGTAATCTGAGGTCATGGGTTCGACTCCCTATGGAAGCGAATTTTTCAGGTTTTAACGGCGTTGTGTTTTCAGTTGGTAGCCGATGTACCTGTCGACAGTGatgcgcctgtggtgacttcgtcaatttctccaggatttgccggcccagtcttcgaagatgctcatacgGGTAGGGTTTACGTGCGCGTGCATtatgagtgtctgcgttgtactgtgtaattcaaAAAAATGAACGGAAGGTATGCACTATTCCTTTTTTTGGACCCCCGGGTGGGACACCCCACCTAAATAaaattggcaaaatttgctacaagacACTCAAAGATTGTGGCATTTGCTGTGAGACACCTAAAAATCGTGTATTTGCTTATGGACACTGtaaaaatatggtaattagctgctggacactcgagacattattttattattttcggtgaaaacagagagagaaagagcatTGAAAGTACCAAAATGCCCCTGACACTGTTCTTCTTTCtagtattttctttcttctctctttcctgCCCCTGACACGGGTCGCGTTCTTCGCTGTAGGAGGCATCACGCGTGGCGGCGCCGTGCGGGAGGTGCTGCTCACGCGGTGGGAGGGGCGGGACGACCAGGTGCTGGTGTACGGTCTCCTCCTAGCAGGGGTGGACCACGGCGAGCTCATGGGCAGAGCGCGGTTCTGCCTATGCccgaccggcgacgacgagggcgcggccgcggcgagccGCCGCGTCGTGGAGGCCATCACTGTCGGGTGCTGCGCCATGGACATCACCGTCTCCttcctgcgccgccgtcgccggtgagctccaaGGCCGAAGCCTTCTTCCCCTCACGCCACTACCTCTCTCTTCCCCAATTCCGGCCAACGCCGTCCGTTGCCACAGCGCCACCTCCACGCCATCCCAGAGCCCCGTGCCGTGCCACCGGGTTCGCCTCCATCTCCTCTTGCCAACGCCGACGCTCGTCGCGGCAGCCATGCGCTGTCACCGATGAACACCGCCGCGCCACAGCCATGGCAGAGCACGGCCAGGGAGCCATGGCtgctctgcctcctcctccttctctcaCATCTGGTTGCAGCCGGACCTAGTCGGCTTATACAAATGGCCCATGGGCAAAATTGTTTCAgtcggaaataataaaataatgggaggaTTGTCCGCCAGCAAATTACCATATTTTTTCGGTGTCCAAgagcaaatacacgatcttcGGGTGTTTCACAGCAAAGACCACAATTTCTAAGTGTCCTGTAACAAATTTTGccaataaaaatttaaaaccaAAGGAGAAGACTGTACATGAAGAAAAACAAAGAGAATGAAATTACATAAGCTCAGGGGTTataaagttgatttatttttaggATGAAGGAAGTGTGTGAAAACAATGGCCAATTGGGTGTCGGAAAATATAACGTGCTTGCTAAAATGTCGTCCCCATATCCTGTAGCTGATTATAGATAGACCCTGATGGTCAAGATGCCCTGTACTGGATCGTGTTTCCATGCTTCATCTCCGCTTCTCTCAAGTACTCCCCGAACTCACATATCTGGTGGGCTGGATCCACAGTAAGAAACAGTCAAACAACACTCACTTCATAGATAACCAATTGTTTAATTATTCTTAGTCCCTTATCTTATACTCCTAGTAAGTGCTTAAAAACTTGGTATAAATATCAAATTTATCGTacaattacaatataattataacGTATACCAtgtaatttttaaaactatttttagataaaaaaaatatggtgatGAGCAGCCGCAGCAGCGGACGCCGAACCACCTGCCGAACATCACCAAGATAGCGAGTCCTAAAAATTTTTAGTGTTCGTTTGCTGGGTTGgtaactaattaaaaaaaaagagcgacTCATTAGCTCATAAATAATTacgtattagctaatttttttaaaaaataaattaatataactTATAAAGCAgcttttgtataattttttttttaaaaaagtgttGTTTAGCAGTTTTGGGAAGTGTGCCGAGGGAAAACGATGAGATGGGTTGGGGAAGGAGGGGGAAGAAGTGAAGAACACAGCAAATATAGGCAGCATCGTCCCGTACAGATCAGGCTGCAACCACGCCCCGCGGAGATAGTTAACGCGGCCCACGTTGTGCTATAGCCCGTCACTCTCGCGGGCCTCTCCAACCTCCAGTTTTTTTTCTAGCCCATCAGCTGATACGGGGCCTTCCCCCCATGCAGGAGGATGGCCCGCCACGCGGTGTTTTGGGCCGTtctcgccgcgcgcgcccgtGCCGATCCGGGACTCATCCCACGtgccgcctcgccaccgccgccgccgccgctgctgctccggCTGCCGGCTGGACCTTCACGCTCACGCGCTCTCCCCTGCCCAACCACCACGCAAACAAACACGAAGTTCGCGCCGTCGaccggctcccctcctcccccgcgcgcatCGGATCCCCCTACATAAACCCTCTCgctcgccatcgccatggcAGCAACTCCCCTCCTCCACTAGACCACCATGCACAGATCGATGGCCTCTCAGGCGGTGGcgcccctcctcctcatcctcatgctcgcggcggcggcggggggcgcgtcggcggcggtgcagTGCGGGCAGGTGATGCAGCTGATGGCGCCGTGCATGCCGTACCTCGCCGGCGCCCCCGGGATGACGCCCTACGGCATCTGCTGCGACAGCCTCGGCGTGCTCAACCGGATGGCCCCGGCCCCCGCCGACCGCGTCGCCGTCTGCAACTGCGtcaaggacgccgccgccggcttccccGCCGTCGACTTCTCCCGCGCCtccgccctccccgccgcctgcGGCCTCTCCATCAGCTTCACCATCGCCCCCAACATGGACTGCAACCAGTAAGTTCATTCATTCTTTCTTAACTCCAATTCAATTTATCCATCACCTCGACTTAAGCCTGATTAAACTTAACTTGTTCTTTGCATGCTTGCACTATTGCAGGGTTACAGAGGAACTGAGAATCTGAGAGCGTGAGGAATCGAGTTCATGTTGCATTTATCATCAATCATCATCGACTAGATCAATAAATCGAGCAAAGCTTTGATAAAGAGCGAGCCGCCTTAATTAATTTACAATAATCTTGGATGTCATCCTGCATGCGTGTATGATCACACGGTTGTTTAATTAGGCACTTTAATTTTGCACTGTCGTGTGTTACTTATTCCTGATCTCTACTATACGGTGACTAACCCCTGATCAAAAGTTTAATTCAACATGTTTTCGAGTACTTGCGATCCTAATTCCCAAATTCATATGCTTTGCAATATCAAATGATCCATCGAGAAGAAGAAACTATATATTATTCCAAAAACGATAACCCAAACGAGCTTTGCAATATATTATTCATAATATGCTTTGCAATATCAAACGATCCATCTTGAATCAGCAATGGTTGTTCGTTGCACGTCCCAATTTCAGACGAGCTTGTAGCCGATGACCCAGACgtcagccggcggcggcgcggcgcggccgcggacAACGTAGGCGAAGGCGGCGCTCTCGCCGGCGGCCAGCGACGACGGGAGCACGTAGCCGTACCTCGCCGCCTTCTCGAGCCCCCACACCGGGCCGTGCGGCTTGCCGATGCCGATGTGGAGCTCCTCGACCGTCttgccgccggccggcgaccTGTTGCTCACCGTCGCCGCGTACCGGCGGTACGTCCTCCCGTCCTTCTTCCACGACGCCGTCGCGTTCAGCTGCGTGATCTCCACCGGCGACGCCGCAGCTGCGAGAGGTGGCAGCAAGGTCTGGTTGTCCGGCCTCTTGATCGCTGCTTCGGCgagcccgccgcggccgccgccggcgaggcgagcgaggaCGCCCATGAGCGGCGCGTTGTTGTAGGTGGCCACCTCCGTCTGCTGGTAGTTGTTCCTCTCGTCGGCGAAGCCGTCGCGCCCGTCGGGGCCGCCGACCACGGCGCCGTCGAGCAGGTTCGGGTTGCTGCCGGCGCGGCCGAACCAGCTCGCGTACCCATCCTTGCAGCTCACGAACGACGGGTTGGCCCTGATGGAGACGATGGACGCGCCGCGGTGGTGCGCGCGCCGCGGGTACCTCGCGCCATAGCCGACCATGTAGCTAATCCCCCTCGGGTTGCTACCCAGGATGTAGTCCACCTGCGACTTGGCCAGCGCGACGAGCTCcgacgcccgcgccgccggcccggcCTGGCACCGCACGACGGCTTgcccgcggccggcggcggcgaggtggtcggcGTAGACGGCCAGCAGGAACGACGCGCCGGTGACGAACTGGAGGTTGTTCCAGCCCTGGTGGTACATCAGGCCGCCGGGCGTCCTCCCGacgttgccaccgccgccgcccttgccgaGGCAGGAGCacgcgaagacgtcggcgttccGCTGGTACCTCCGCAgcacggcggcgtgcggcccgGCCTTCCCTTGCAGGAGAAACTACATCAAAAGGAATGTAAGTATAAGTACAGTGTTGGGGTGAGTAGTACTACTCTTGTATCCGACAAAATGTGGTAATCACTGTAGCATTTCAGACCTTTGCAGCTAGGACTTGCACTCCGGGGTACTTGACGTCCCAGCCGAATTCGTTGGTAGCCCAACCGGTCCCGCCGAGTGCGTCACCATTGTTGGCCAAGTAATCTAGGTAGCGGCGGTTGTCGGTCGCCTGGTATAGCCATGCCGATGCCCACAGTAGTTCATCCTGAAGCGCATACATCGGATATCGTCATCGGATGACGAAGATATGGCCGGTTCTCAAGAACGTGGTTATTCATTTTGTCGGAAACATACCCCGTATCCGCTGAATGACCCGTAAAATTTCTTCACGACAGGCATGCTGTCGTCGTACTTTCCCCGGTACTTGTCGGCGAAATCAAACAGCTGGGCACATGAAGAAATTTAGGTATATTTCAGCAATAGTTCAAACTAATCTTGTgaatattttttgttgttgttgttggtttAGTCATGTCGGATTAAATTCGAATTGAAGATACCTGCTTGGAGTGTTGCAGGAGTTGGTTTGCGTAGCCCGGGTTGGAGCTACGGAAGACGAGCGACGCGGCGGCCAATGCCGTGGCGGTTTCTCCGGCGAGGTCAGAGCCAGGATGCTGAGGGTCAAGGCGATACGCCTGACGGCTCGTCGTCATGTCCTCCGGCCGCTGCCAGCAGACGTGGTCCGAGTCACCATCTCCAACCTGCAGAATGGAAGCAAACAATTCATGTACAACACTCCAAAAATGTGTGCTGCTACTACAGGTCATATAAAAAAGTAAAACCACTACATTTATGCACACGAATCGAGACAAATCAAAAGGAATTCATGGATGGATGGTCGCCGGCCGACCTCGCCGTAGAGCACGTTGGGCGCCGGGTGCGCCTTGACGAAGTAGTCGGCGCCCCACCTGACGGCGTCCATGGCGtggccgagctcgccggcggccgccatcTGCTTCCCGTACTCGAGGACGCTCCACGCCATCATGGTCACCGTGAACGCCATCGGGAACCCGAACTTGACGTTGTCTCCGGCGTCGTAGTAGCCACCAACAAGATCCACCTGAAATGTAGATGTGTAGAATAGAACACGTTCTTGCAAATTAAACCGTACTGATCAAGATCAAGAGCAGAGAAAGATTGCAGGTTTGCTAGCTGCCACAATGGCGGGAGCACGTACGCCGTTGGCCTTGCCGTCGGCGAggccggagttggccctccATGCGATCCTCTGGTTACCGGGGAGCACGCCGGAGCGCTGCGCCTCGAAGTAGAGGATGCTCTTGCTCAGCGCCATGCGGTAGTCatggcgtccgccgccgccgccgccacgcgccgaCGTCTGCGCCGTGGCGGCGAGCACCAAGGCGACGCCGAGGAGATTAGCCATGGACGACgatgctgctgctcctcctctccTGGCCATGGCTGAAGGAGTGAAGGCTAACCAAGGAACGCGAGATGCTTCAATGTGTCCAAAGCTAATGAAAGGTTAGGAGCTGTATTTACATTTCGAGGTTGGAGAAAAAGGGCCAAAGAAAAGTTAATGAGGGTGATATCACGAATTTAAAGCAAAAATAATGAGGATGATCTCATGAATATATCTTCTGTTTGCTTATCATATCTCCATCTGTATGTAtatctactactccctctagTAGTCATAAGTGTACAACGTTAAGAAGAAGATTTgatcaaaattttgaaattttgactacCAGTGAATTTTAAAGTTACTTACACTACACCACGCCCTGAATTCCTCAACTACAAATCTGTCAGTAAAGACCCCATATGCTGTTATATTATGTGTCAGGAAAATTTTTACCGACAGACAAGGTCTGTCAGGCCAACTGCTGCCGGCAAATATCATTGCCGACATATAAACTTGTTCCGACAGATAGGTGCACGGTATTGTTTTAAGAGTAACTAATTAGTTACTCTTAGCAATTGGGATTACACggcaaaatataattttattctAAGGAACTTGAAGatttataaatattatatacatattttgtttttttgaatCATAATACAAACATAGACATTACACACACCTCCTAGTCATATGAACACGTTTGAAAACTGGGTTGGTGTATCTTAAGATTGATAAAATCATTATATACACCTTTATTGTTGATGGTACatcatctatcactaaaatttattatatttgtcttaGCTTTTTTATTCTGGTGATGATCTTTTCAGAGGAGTTGAAAACTTGTCCCgatcactcttttttttttctttttcaactcAAACACATAGGTGTCAGTTGGCAAAGGCCGAAGATATAAAACATTTCTATcgtcttttaaaaaaatcaactaatAATTTTGTTTTCATCTGAAGTCCTGCGTGGTCTTCCAAAGCTCCAACTTGTTAGTTCCATGCACTTACAACTGGACTGAACCAAACCAAGCCAAAAAGAAAGTGCCAAATCCAAGTAATGTAGTTGACCATACTGGAACTAATAAGCTGTTTTTTCTCCTATGTGGTTGCTTAAGAGCTTGCAATTAGTTAGTTGCCTCCTTTTCCTAATCTATCAGTCAATTATTGTAGACGGCTAAAATTTTGTCAAGATCCATACCATATAGTAGTAGATCTTATCTCAATCCCTTCCTCCTCTGGCATTCTTGACACCGCCTCTCGCCCTGAACATCTGCGCCCTCATGTCGCCTTTGTAGACACGGGCTGGTGTCGGTGTTACTCAACGGTCTCCCACTCAGCCTCCTTTCTATATCTATATTATCGTCATATTTCGATTAATTGCTTAGTGGTGCCGTTCAACACCTATTTTTCACTTTTTACCCATGTGTGTTGCACCACGTTACTGATTTTTACTAAACACTGTGCACCTCGTGGTCCTCTCTTTACAGCTGTACTACATTACTacgcgaattttttttatttttaattttttttattaaaagttttacaaaaataatttttcattttgaaaattggcggaagtagtcgcctaccgccctctgggagggcgatttttaaaaatcgccatcccagagggcggcgaaaatgacgtggcagacgaccgttcgctctcgggcgacggccgtcaacgaaatttgcaggcggcccccttgccgccctccgctagggcgattttgtactgtgcggggggccgcctgcaaatgggcggcgagggggcatggaattttgcaggcggcccccttgccgccctgggggagggcgatttttgcctccccctataaagcccagtcccccctctatgaaatttcattatattcactaaaaatccaaaaaaaacgaaagagagagaggggagggcagcagaaggggagcggcaaAGCCCTGCtagttcgctcacttcatcacaggtttgctcccatacatcttttgcatttgtactaatatgttatgtttgagtatatatgttgcgttttagttttagttccatatattttagcatatctgtagcacacagcacatatgtgtagatccagagcatagaatataatagtatgaattgagacatagacagtagtgttaattgtaagatgtagtttagtttgatttggagaatgtaacctacttttagaactttggagaacaatattgtagagaatgtaacttagggcgtagtacagaaatgcgaggttaacgcagttattgttttcatcaggcacaatgtcaaataaggtcacatttcagatagttcacggtgaaggaaatattagatttggtccagatggtgttgatctgtcagattttgtaatgacatctaagggcatcgataggcctgcggagagaacatttcagtcaatttatagttggttgttgagaggatttagaatagaccaagaaatctacacaatgtcagtatcagttgtagtgagtcgtgcaacagaaggttatttttgggaactaatgccgatggatagcactgctgcttggagacggtatgtggaaatggcttttgaacggtcatggcccctcgttatatttgtgtcggtacaagagaaagatataaatgtttcaatgcaaaccgaagatgtagagggtcctatcaatgcaggggatgttgttggaccatcgatgcaaaatgaggaaaatcaaccaagggaggagcaggccatgggcatggcggatgagggggagagagtcggtataattgttgatgaaatggagagggaagattcggataatgaggaagcggacgacgacg encodes the following:
- the LOC4324640 gene encoding non-specific lipid-transfer protein A precursor, translated to MHRSMASQAVAPLLLILMLAAAAGGASAAVQCGQVMQLMAPCMPYLAGAPGMTPYGICCDSLGVLNRMAPAPADRVAVCNCVKDAAAGFPAVDFSRASALPAACGLSISFTIAPNMDCNQVTEELRI
- the LOC4324639 gene encoding uncharacterized protein, encoding MGNMLPCLVQGRTTLPAAMNPKQRLYSLKLLVKALHKLKKKMMMKPNKGKKIGSSKPSSPAAPAEAASATAAAVAGGGVEAAIGSSKPKVSPRRAAQGGQRKGVVRVKVVLTKEEAARLLSLTVVSAGAGAGGGRRKTTAQIIAEIKRMEIRRAMATSSAAVAWRPALASIPEEQHHHSPRRSLGVQQVA
- the LOC4324641 gene encoding endoglucanase 1; the protein is MARRGGAAASSSMANLLGVALVLAATAQTSARGGGGGGRHDYRMALSKSILYFEAQRSGVLPGNQRIAWRANSGLADGKANGVDLVGGYYDAGDNVKFGFPMAFTVTMMAWSVLEYGKQMAAAGELGHAMDAVRWGADYFVKAHPAPNVLYGEVGDGDSDHVCWQRPEDMTTSRQAYRLDPQHPGSDLAGETATALAAASLVFRSSNPGYANQLLQHSKQLFDFADKYRGKYDDSMPVVKKFYGSFSGYGDELLWASAWLYQATDNRRYLDYLANNGDALGGTGWATNEFGWDVKYPGVQVLAAKFLLQGKAGPHAAVLRRYQRNADVFACSCLGKGGGGGNVGRTPGGLMYHQGWNNLQFVTGASFLLAVYADHLAAAGRGQAVVRCQAGPAARASELVALAKSQVDYILGSNPRGISYMVGYGARYPRRAHHRGASIVSIRANPSFVSCKDGYASWFGRAGSNPNLLDGAVVGGPDGRDGFADERNNYQQTEVATYNNAPLMGVLARLAGGGRGGLAEAAIKRPDNQTLLPPLAAAASPVEITQLNATASWKKDGRTYRRYAATVSNRSPAGGKTVEELHIGIGKPHGPVWGLEKAARYGYVLPSSLAAGESAAFAYVVRGRAAPPPADVWVIGYKLV